The window GGTCCAAAGACGACACAGGAGAGTAGTGTCATAAGTAGGACCAGCCTCTGTAGAGGGGTGCAGGCCAAAGCTAGCACAACTGAGGACTTCTCCCTCACTCCATGCCCCACTGGATTTACCTAGCACAACAACTCCAGTCTGCCTGAGGCCAACCAGGGATGCTTAGTTTAGGGAGGGATAGATTTCATCAACCCACTTTACTCAGGCAGGGTAAGGTATCAGTCTAAATATCAGGAGTGGATGACTCTGCCTAAGGGACCCTTCTACTCTCCCCTCTAGTCATATTTAGCCCCAGTGTTTCTTCCTGAGACTCTCCTTGGGCTTTTCACATTCTGCCTTCCCAGGCTTTTGCCTCCTCTCCATCCACAACATTAATGGCCAAGGCTAGGACACCCACATATGGTACTCCAGCAAAGTTGGCTACCCTCCTCCCCCCAACAAGATGATCAACCCATGTAGACTTGCAGTATGAAACAGATTAGATTGAGACTGGGTAGACCAAAACTCTTATTTATTGATCACTTTTCCTGTATCTTTGAGATGGAGGTGTCAGAAGAAGTTATTCCCAGCTGATGGACTGGAGTGTGAAGTCCCCTTGTGTATCAAAGTAGTCAAAGACAGACAGACCAAGCCGGTTAGGGAATGTGAACTGGTGGCCTGGCAGGTAGACTGTCACATCATTTTGGTTGACACCAAAAGTGATCTGCAAGACAAATGGAAAAGTCAAAGAAAGTTTCTACCAAGATACCCTCAAGCCTTTCCCCTTTGCTGCATTGCTGTGCTGTTCTCTGCTTTGCAGCGTGAACGTGCTCAGCAGCATAACCTGCTCTTCAACAGCAGGAGTGTTATTCTGGTCTCCCAAGAGATGCCTATTCCTTGCTGAGCTCAATAGTAACATCCCTTTGAGCTAGATGGAGCTTGCATGTTTGATCCCCACCCTCCATCACTGCTCAGAGCCCTGGATGGTGGCACTGGCCAGGCAGGAGAAGCCAGCCACCTCCTGTACAGACAGTCCCGAGACAGCCCCTGCAGCTGGGTGCCCTGTGCCAAAACACCCTCCCTTCACCAGGGCAGGTACAGAAAGTGCATCCCAGGCCTTACCTCTGCTGCACCCCCCTTCTGGAAAGGGAAGACAGTCTCCCTGTGCTCCGCACCCCACTCTTCCACCTTCTTTGAGTTGCACACAATGGTGTTCACATCACCATGAGCATCAAAACGGGGGTTGAAATGAAGCCCTAAGTGGGAAGCATCTTTCCCCAGATTCATcacaaagctgcagagaaagacaTCAATACTGGTTTAATCAATACTATGGTAGCATGTTGCTCATTACCACAAGCCTCACTGGGTCTCTTGCTTCAAGCCCAGCTGAGGGTAACCAAAGAGAAACCCTTTGCTAAACTGCACAGCTTCCCTATGACAACAGTGCTGTGTCAGTAATGGATACTCTGCTGGGGTGATAGGCCCCACAGTGCCATCCCTGGGAGAGACATTGCTTAGTTTCCACAAAGCTTTTAACAAGAGAAAGGTTCAGCACTTAATGCTGAACCGGGAGTTATCCTGCACCCAAACCACCTCTTAAGGAGTCAGTTGCTTTTCACAGATTTCCTTTCAGCCCCAAACAGTTAGCTGGTGCTGCACCCTGCCTGACAGCCACTGCCTTCTCCTCatcctgcaggcagctgaaatAATTACCATGTCATTAGCTATCCCAAAGCATCTGCAATGGCAGTGGGAGGAAGCAGCTTCCTAGCCCAGTGTCCACCTTGCCTCCAGGCCTCTTACCCAGATGAGAAGAAAGGAGGCATATTATTTGGCAAGAGAAAGCCCAGGAGGCTTCACTCTGACACTATCAAACTTCAAAGGCACTGGGAAGAGCTGGGACATGTTTCCTGGAACACTACTAGCGCTGGTACAGCAGCTACAAGCTCCACCTTACCCAGCAAGAGGCCCCACCAGCCAGATCTGCAcaagggctgggggctgctgcagagccttCCCTGGCAGTCGCAGCTACCCTGATCCCTGCAGAGTTAGGAGCACATCTCTACTCCCACCTGCCCCCATAACACCTGACAGGCATCTCCACTGGGTGAAAGCAAACTTTAACAGCCTGAGACCCCCTCCTGCAACATGCAGCCTTTCCATTTGCACCATTAGCTGGAGCTGTGGTTCAGAGCACCCAAGACATCCCAGCTGCTTGGGCTATAatctcctcctgccctgtgaAGCAAGGCACTGTAAAGGTGTTCCTGCTCCTGGGCCATCTTCATGCAGGGGAGATGATGTGGCTGAGGGGATGGTCTCAACCCAAATCTCAGTACAGATGCAGCTTCCATTTCCTTCACCCTTTACTAGAGAGGATGTGGTCACTGCCAGTGCATGCAGCTGGAGCTTCACGTCTGCTTTGGCTTAGCCCCTTGGCAGTAGCATTTGTCTGCAATGTGCATTACGCAATGACTCACTGGGAAGCACTGCTGGTGTTAACCCCTTCCaaggctgctcctctcccactcAAGGGATTCCTTCTGTCCCCCACCAGCAGGAGACAACTCAGTGTGGTGCCTTGGCCATGCCTGGGCAGCACAGCACAACTTACCTCTTGGCACTTGGTGCAATTTTCCCCTTGACAGTGAGGCGCTGGCCAGGCTTGAGACCCAAGTTGGTGCATACTGGTCCCTGGGGAACGCGGAGGCAGAGATGTTAGCTCAGTACCTGCTGGCTCACTTGCTCTGACTTGGCAGTTCTCCCTGCTGCCTTGCAAGACAGTGCATTGCTTTGGACCGCTGGAGAGACAGGGAAGCTCCCTTCCCTTAGGGCATTGCACCAGGGACACCCCTGAGAAGTTACTCCAGTGACATGGGACATGTGCCCAATTTCCCAACCTTTCTCTTGCTGCTCTCATCAACATATCTATTTCACAGCAGCAAAGCCTAAGAACCTGCAAGCTCCCATCACACCCACCCTGTCCCAAACACACCCATGTGCCTTGTGGGTCTCACAAGCTTGACTGTGCAGGGATGGAGCCTCCACTCCTTTCCCCTGGCTTGGATTTGAACTTTAAGCCTTGTCTAGGTCCAGAGGCTCAGGCACTTTGCTCCCCAGCTCCCAAGGGCTcagtggttttggttgggttttttgtatgtTCAGCATTTGCAAGAACATTCTGCTGCTCCATGCACATACTTTTCCCCACCTTCTTTCTAGAAGAA of the Grus americana isolate bGruAme1 chromosome 1, bGruAme1.mat, whole genome shotgun sequence genome contains:
- the LGALS1 gene encoding galectin-1; the encoded protein is MSCGPVCTNLGLKPGQRLTVKGKIAPSAKSFVMNLGKDASHLGLHFNPRFDAHGDVNTIVCNSKKVEEWGAEHRETVFPFQKGGAAEITFGVNQNDVTVYLPGHQFTFPNRLGLSVFDYFDTQGDFTLQSISWE